One window of Trichoderma breve strain T069 chromosome 3, whole genome shotgun sequence genomic DNA carries:
- a CDS encoding autophagy protein apg17 domain-containing protein — protein sequence MAAVSPAASTRRSPGSSSAGSLRPSSDHMAISVDTLVNHLLVSKRSLSSMTLVLRADEIVTAARQSHEDTVMLAAQTGFLRNAIADQVLILGRVGKSLQATCEWGKKDFVKLVRRMDEVDGQLKATMDMLTTTPVDTTLRPKGEPRKSLLDFVDEGSVHGMRNAMKQCIEELQAIQISFDGDLLRLETDIRNIKKIIENVEMPESQEPASKLLFDLFEHSATMAESLASLTQHFDMCVTAIRTTEGAAALARRKAAEVTQSQGGESVSISGVIAEQESNRSDLEPQTAEDRAEMLRVVIHDAQLVEGVVHDIQEHLAEVERKYNELGEHTEQTRKAHLGMLDAYAELGEVGDRLADYLAAEEDFRTRWEMEKDVVFTKLEEMTQMTEFYEGYASAYHGLLMEVARRRNVEDKVQATWRKAQETIDKMLETDRLEREAFRSEVGEFLPTDLWADMQGSVKRWKIVQVDDDEQAAEGSAAADANRGSG from the exons TCGCTGTCATCGATGACGCTTGTGCTGCGAGCCGACGAAATCGTGACGGCGGCACGACAGTCTCACGAAGACACGGTCATGCTGGCGGCCCAGACGGGGTTTCTGCGAAATGCCATTGCCGACCAGGTGCTGATTCTAGGCCGTGTGGGCAAGAGCCTGCAAGCGACGTGTGAATGGGGGAAGAAGGACTTTGTGAAGCTTGTCAGGCGGATGGATGAGGTCGATGGACAACTCAAGGCCACGATGGATATGCTAACGACGACGCCTGTTGATACGACGCTACGGCCCAAGGGGGAGCCTAGGAAGAGCCTGCTGGACTTTGTGGACGAGGGGAGCGTCCACGGGATGCGAAATGCCATGAAACAATGCATAGAGGAGCTGCAG GCGATCCAAATTTCATTCGATGGCGACCTACTCCGGCTCGAAACCGATATCCGAAATATCAAGAAAATCATTGAGAATGTGGAAATGCCCGAATCTCAAGAACCCGCATCAAAACTACTCTTCGACTTGTTCGAGCACTCGGCCACCATGGCAGAATCTCTAGCCTCCCTGACGCAGCATTTCGACATGTGCGTTACGGCTATACGAACGACCGAGGGAGCTGCAGCCTTGGCCCGCAGAAAGGCAGCCGAGGTTACCCAGTCCCAAGGCGGCGAGAGCGTCTCAATATCTGGAGTCATTGCCGAGCAAGAGTCCAACCGATCCGACCTCGAGCCACAAACAGCAGAAGATAGAGCCGAAATGCTACGAGTGGTCATACATGATGCGCAGTTGGTGGAAGGCGTCGTGCACGATATCCAGGAGCATCTTGCCGAAGTGGAGCGCAAGTATAATGAACTGGGAGAGCACACAGAACAGACTAGAAAGGCGCACCTGGGTATGCTTGATGCATATGCTGAGCTGGGAGAGGTCGGTGACCGCCTTGCCGACTACCTGGCCGCCGAAGAGGACTTTCGGACCCGATgggagatggaaaaggaCGTCGTATTTACCAAGCTTGAGGAGATGACACAGATGACCGAGTTTTACGAAGGATATGCGAGCGCCTATCACGGCTTGCTGATGGAGGTTGCGCGTCGCCGGAACGTCGAGGACAAAGTGCAAGCTACTTGGCGCAAAGCACAGGAGACTATCGACAAGATGCTCGAAACCGACCGTCTTGAGCGAGAGGCTTTCCGGTCAGAGGTCGGCGAGTTCCTGCCGACTGATCTGTGGGCCGACATGCAAGGGTCGGTCAAGAGGTGGAAGATTGTCCAggttgacgatgatgaacaGGCAGCAGAGGGAAGCGCCGCCGCAGATGCAAATCGAGGGAGCGGCTGA